The following DNA comes from Flavobacterium sp. N3904.
AGTGGAAACCCTTTTAAAGTAAAGAAACTTATTTTCTGTATCGGGAAGTAACCATATCTTTCAATTTAATGGTAAACAATCCTTCAGTATTTATTTTTTTTCAAAATAAAGATAATTCGTAGTATTGCTTCCATCACGTAATCTTATTTTCGAATTATTAAATTCAAACAATTTCCAATTATTATTCAATTTACTGAGCAATTCTGTACTGAAATCTATTTTTAATTCCGTAACGCCATCTTGAATTTTAGTTTCCCAATTCCCAGTTTCCAAAATCGCTCCTTTAGTGGCAACTACAGTTTTATCACTTTTAAATACAAATGAATAACCACTATATGAGGAAGTCTTCTCTGAATCATCAAAAAAATAGGGTATTTCCCAAGAACCTTTTGTTATTGTTTCTACAAAATCAAGTGCCACAATGTTATTTTCTGGGCAGTAATCTATGGCATATTTTATAGCATTTTCAAAATCTAAATTATTCGTAATTGATCGCGTTTGATTGTTATAATCCACTATTGAAATTGGATAATTTAATGAAATATACTGACTGTCGTTCAAATTTTTAATAAAATTGAAAAATGCCTGATCACTAATAATCGAAACCGAACTCCCTACTTGATTTGCGCTATTATAAATATTAATCGTTATAGGATAATTGATATTTAGTCCATTTATTTTTGATAAAAGATCAGGATAACGATTCCAATAATCGATTAAGGAATCAAAATCAGCTTCATTCGGAATTAGCTTTTCGTAGTAATTATAGTAAATCATTGTAACCGGAAAATCTATTTTCACAATATCATCATCGGAAGTATTTGCATTGATATTATCTGTTACTTTTTGATAATCGTCGGTTGTATTAACTGCAATTTTCACATTATTAACAACAACCGTATAAGGAAGTTTTATAGTACAGTAATTGGACTTATCGATTACATTGTCCTGCACTGTTTTCACCATAGCAACTCTTTGCAGATATGAAGTAAGAGGAGAAGTATTATTGACTGTTTCCTGAGTATTATAATCTTGCTTCTCCATTTCACTTTGACAGGAAAGTAAAAACAAGCAAGTTACAATTGATAAATATTTTTTTAAAGCAAACATATTTATATTTTTACAAAGATAATAAAATTAAAAGAAACTGTTTTTAATAAATTCGTAACCAAGGTTTCACTTTTATTTCTAAACTCTTAATTATCAAAAGAAAAATAACATTTCATGCATCTATAAAACAATCAGCTTTACTTTTACCCTACTTAAACTAAAAATAAATACTTTTGCTAAGTACAAATTGAAAATCTAAATGCCAAACAAAACCAAATCAAACACTTGTGACGAAATAATCTTTTCGTCTTTTTTTAAAAGTCAGATAAAAGCACTTAGAAATTTTCTTTTTTACAAATTTGGCAATATAAACCAGGCAGAAGATTTAGCTCAGGAAGCATTTATAAAACTTTGGCAAAACTGTGCTTCGGTTCCAATGGAAAAAGCAAAATCATATATATATACAATTGCAAATAATAGCAGTCTCAACGAAATTGCACATCAAAAAGTTGTTTTAAAATATGAAAAAAACTTCACTGGTTTGGATAAAACAAATGAAAATCCAGAATATCTTTTGGAAGAAAAACAATTTAAAATCAAACTTTTGAAAGCTATTGAGAACTTAAACGAAAAGCAACGCATTGCCTTTTTGATGCATCGAATTGATGGAAAAAAATACAGCGAAATTGCTTTGGTTTTAAATATTAGTATAAAGGCAGTAGAAAAGCGGATTCATTTGGCTTTGCTAAGCTTACGCAAGGAAATTGAGTTATGAAAGTAGGGTAAATTTAGTCGCAGTTGTTTTAATGATATAATACCAGTATAATGAAAAAAGATCGCTTATTAGCAAAATGGCTCAACAATGATTTGTCGGAAGATGAAGTGGCTGAATTTAAAGCAAGTCCCGATTTCGAAAAATACCAAAAAATTAAAAATTATACGGAACATTTGGAGGTAGCTGATTTGGATGAAAACGCAATGTTATCAAACATACTTAAGCAGAAAAAAACGACTCCAAAAATAGTGCCTTTATACAAAAAATGGATGTTTCGAGTTGCAGCCGTCTTTGTCCTTGCACTTGGAATTACCTTTTTGTTGAAAAATTTTGTACCCCAAACACAAATAGCCAATTTTGGAGAAAAAACAACTTTTTCATTGCCTGATAATTCTGAAGTGGTGCTAAATTCCGGCTCTGAAATAAACTATAAAAAATGGAACTGGGATAACAACAGACGTCTTGAACTAAAAGGAGAAGCGTATTTCAGGGTATCCAAAGGCAGACGGTTTGAAGTACAGACCAATCTTGGAAAAGTAACGGTTTTAGGAACTCAATTTAATGTGAAAGCCAGAAAAAACAGATTTGATGTAGTGTGTTATGAAGGACGTGTAAAGGTAAATTATGCAAATACTCAAATACTGTTGACTCACGGACAAAGCGTTAGTTTTGAAAACGGAAAACAAGTGAACATGAGGGTGAATTCATTGAAACCAGAATGGACAGAAAATCAAATTTGTTTTTATAAAGAAAATATCAGGGCCATATTAGACGAAGTAGAAAGGCAATACAATGTTACAATCGAATTAAATACGAAAGACACAAACTCCCTATTTACAGGAAAATTACCAAGTAAAGATTTGGATGTAGCCTTACAAATCATTAATACTACCTATCATTTAAAAGGAATAAAAGTCGCAAAAAATAAAATAATTTTTGACAAAAAATAAATGTTGCGCCCAAAACAATTTCATTTTTTGTTTTTTATATTTTTTCTTGTCTTGAATCTATCTGCTCAAGACAAAAGAACAGTCATGCCTTTTAAAAAAATAATACTTGAAATTGAAGAACAACATGATGTTACTTTTAATTACACTGAAGATAATATAGCAGGCTTACTAATAATTCCTCCAAAAAAATCACTTACCCTAGATCAAAAACTGCTATATCTGGCAAAAGAAACCAATTTATCTTTTGAAAACTTAGGAGATAAATTCATTAATATCTATAAAAAAGATAATGAATCCAAAATAATATGTGCATACGTTTTTTCCAGTTCAGATAAAAAGCCTAT
Coding sequences within:
- a CDS encoding RNA polymerase sigma factor; its protein translation is MPNKTKSNTCDEIIFSSFFKSQIKALRNFLFYKFGNINQAEDLAQEAFIKLWQNCASVPMEKAKSYIYTIANNSSLNEIAHQKVVLKYEKNFTGLDKTNENPEYLLEEKQFKIKLLKAIENLNEKQRIAFLMHRIDGKKYSEIALVLNISIKAVEKRIHLALLSLRKEIEL
- a CDS encoding FecR family protein codes for the protein MKKDRLLAKWLNNDLSEDEVAEFKASPDFEKYQKIKNYTEHLEVADLDENAMLSNILKQKKTTPKIVPLYKKWMFRVAAVFVLALGITFLLKNFVPQTQIANFGEKTTFSLPDNSEVVLNSGSEINYKKWNWDNNRRLELKGEAYFRVSKGRRFEVQTNLGKVTVLGTQFNVKARKNRFDVVCYEGRVKVNYANTQILLTHGQSVSFENGKQVNMRVNSLKPEWTENQICFYKENIRAILDEVERQYNVTIELNTKDTNSLFTGKLPSKDLDVALQIINTTYHLKGIKVAKNKIIFDKK